One genomic window of Chelonoidis abingdonii isolate Lonesome George chromosome 5, CheloAbing_2.0, whole genome shotgun sequence includes the following:
- the ZCCHC4 gene encoding rRNA N(6)-adenosine-methyltransferase ZCCHC4 isoform X1 codes for MCSLARRDHRPMPAVCAKAAGTVAWQPVAGAMHRRLEVAMEDAAAGTEKNLRGSGVAVLLGQESGQPAPCCPHGPTLLFVKISQGEEVGRRFYACSACRDRKDCNFFQWENEKVSEARLSAREEVNRSCQPSLSHRQNVERYKQFGLLPTSKRKFCQECQQLLLPREWGKHSGHQVLSDLSIAHLQRPSQLLCPLKNKKTNAQYLFADRSCQFLLDLIISLGFKRVLCVGTPRLHELIRLKVSREQESSVKSLLLDIDFRYSQFYTEEDFCHYNMFNHYFFGGEAAHEICRKFLHQEKGEGVILVTDPPFGGLVEPLAFSFKKLIATWRETQEEDHSSKELPIFWIFPYFFESRILEFFPRFSMMDYQVDYDNHALYKHGKTGRKQSPVRIFTNISPSMIVLPVEEGYRFCSVCQRYVSSGNQHCEICNSCTSKDGRRWNHCFLCKKCVKPSWIHCNTCNRCALRDHACESAKAGCFICGGAGHKRSTCPNLSVTDRAGKADRNQKLKKNKKIKMDTVKRPYLKHATFARKKIKNKKKKNALAC; via the exons ATGTGTTCTCTCGCCCGCAGGGATCACCGCCCCATGCCGGCGGTGTGCGCGAAGGCTGCCGGGACGGTGGCATGGCAGCCTGTGGCTGGAGCTATGCACCGGCGTTTGGAGGTTGCCATGGAAGATGCGGCGGCCGGAACCGAGAAGAATCTGCGGGGCTCGGGGGTAGCGGTGCTGCTGGGGCAGGAGTCCGGCCAGCCCGCTCCCTGCTGCCCGCACG GTCCTACTCTTCTGTTTGTAAAGATTAGCCAAGGAGAAGAAGTCGGAAGAAGATTTTATGCTTGTTCAGCATGTAGAGATAGGAAAGACTGTAatttttttcaatgggaaaatgaGAAG GTGTCGGAAGCTAGACTTTCAGCGCGAGAAGAAGTTAATAGAAGTTGTCAACCCTCTTTGTCACACAGACAGAACGTAGAAAG GTATAAGCAGTTTGGTCTATTGCCAACATCAAAAAGGAAATTTTGTCAAGAATGCCAGCAGTTGCTATTGCCCAGGGAGTGGGGAAAACACTCTGGCCATCAAGTACTTAGTGATCTCTCTATTGCCCATTTACAAAGGCCCAGTCAACTTTTGTGTCCACTGAAGAATAAGAAGACAAATGCACAGTATTTGTTTGCAGATAGAAGCTGTCAGTTTCTGCTGGATCTTATTATTTCACTAGGATTCAAAAGAGTGCTCTGTGTTGGCACACCAAG GCTCCATGAGTTGATCCGATTAAAAGTGTCACGAGAACAGGAGTCTAGTGTTAAAAGCCTTCTGCTAGATATTGATTTCAG GTATTCACAGTTTTATACAGAGGAAGACTTCTGCCACTATAATATGTTTAACCATTATTTCTTTGGTGGAGAG GCTGCACATGAAATCTGTAGAAAATTCTTGCACCAAGAGAAAGGTGAAGGAGTCATACTGGTGACTGATCCCCCATTTGGAGGTTTGGTGGAGCCCTTGGCTTTTAGTTTCAAAAAGCTGATTGCAACGTGGAGAGAGACGCAAGAGGAAG ATCACAGCAGCAAAGAGTTGCCCATTTTTTGGATATTTCCATACTTCTTTGAGTCTCGCATTCTTGAATTTTTCCCACGCTTCAGTATGATGGATTACCAG GTAGACTATGATAATCATGCACTTTATAAACATGGAAAGACAGGCCGTAAACAGTCTCCTGTTCGTATTTTCACCAACATTTCCCCAAGTATGATAGTACTTCCTGTGGAAGAGGGTTACAG GTTTTGCTCTGTGTGTCAGCGATATGTTAGTTCCGGGAACCAGCACTGTGAGATCTGCAATTCATGTACATCAAAA GATGGAAGGCGATGGAATCATTGCTTTCTTTGCAAAAAATGTGTAAAGCCCT CTTGGATTCACTGCAACACTTGCAATCGTTGTGCTCTTCGAGATCACGCTTGTGAAAGTGCTAAAGCTGGCTGCTTTATTTGTGGAGGAGCAGGTCACAAACGCAGCACCTGTCCTAATCTTTCTGTGACTGACAGAGCTGGCAA AGCTGACAGAAATCAGAAGCTAAAgaagaacaagaaaataaaaatggatacaGTTAAAAGACCATATTTGAAGCATGCTACATTcgcaaggaaaaaaatcaagaacaagaaaaagaaaaatgctctTGCCTGTTAA
- the ZCCHC4 gene encoding rRNA N(6)-adenosine-methyltransferase ZCCHC4 isoform X2, producing MPAVCAKAAGTVAWQPVAGAMHRRLEVAMEDAAAGTEKNLRGSGVAVLLGQESGQPAPCCPHGPTLLFVKISQGEEVGRRFYACSACRDRKDCNFFQWENEKVSEARLSAREEVNRSCQPSLSHRQNVERLHELIRLKVSREQESSVKSLLLDIDFRYSQFYTEEDFCHYNMFNHYFFGGEAAHEICRKFLHQEKGEGVILVTDPPFGGLVEPLAFSFKKLIATWRETQEEDHSSKELPIFWIFPYFFESRILEFFPRFSMMDYQVDYDNHALYKHGKTGRKQSPVRIFTNISPSMIVLPVEEGYRFCSVCQRYVSSGNQHCEICNSCTSKDGRRWNHCFLCKKCVKPSWIHCNTCNRCALRDHACESAKAGCFICGGAGHKRSTCPNLSVTDRAGKADRNQKLKKNKKIKMDTVKRPYLKHATFARKKIKNKKKKNALAC from the exons ATGCCGGCGGTGTGCGCGAAGGCTGCCGGGACGGTGGCATGGCAGCCTGTGGCTGGAGCTATGCACCGGCGTTTGGAGGTTGCCATGGAAGATGCGGCGGCCGGAACCGAGAAGAATCTGCGGGGCTCGGGGGTAGCGGTGCTGCTGGGGCAGGAGTCCGGCCAGCCCGCTCCCTGCTGCCCGCACG GTCCTACTCTTCTGTTTGTAAAGATTAGCCAAGGAGAAGAAGTCGGAAGAAGATTTTATGCTTGTTCAGCATGTAGAGATAGGAAAGACTGTAatttttttcaatgggaaaatgaGAAG GTGTCGGAAGCTAGACTTTCAGCGCGAGAAGAAGTTAATAGAAGTTGTCAACCCTCTTTGTCACACAGACAGAACGTAGAAAG GCTCCATGAGTTGATCCGATTAAAAGTGTCACGAGAACAGGAGTCTAGTGTTAAAAGCCTTCTGCTAGATATTGATTTCAG GTATTCACAGTTTTATACAGAGGAAGACTTCTGCCACTATAATATGTTTAACCATTATTTCTTTGGTGGAGAG GCTGCACATGAAATCTGTAGAAAATTCTTGCACCAAGAGAAAGGTGAAGGAGTCATACTGGTGACTGATCCCCCATTTGGAGGTTTGGTGGAGCCCTTGGCTTTTAGTTTCAAAAAGCTGATTGCAACGTGGAGAGAGACGCAAGAGGAAG ATCACAGCAGCAAAGAGTTGCCCATTTTTTGGATATTTCCATACTTCTTTGAGTCTCGCATTCTTGAATTTTTCCCACGCTTCAGTATGATGGATTACCAG GTAGACTATGATAATCATGCACTTTATAAACATGGAAAGACAGGCCGTAAACAGTCTCCTGTTCGTATTTTCACCAACATTTCCCCAAGTATGATAGTACTTCCTGTGGAAGAGGGTTACAG GTTTTGCTCTGTGTGTCAGCGATATGTTAGTTCCGGGAACCAGCACTGTGAGATCTGCAATTCATGTACATCAAAA GATGGAAGGCGATGGAATCATTGCTTTCTTTGCAAAAAATGTGTAAAGCCCT CTTGGATTCACTGCAACACTTGCAATCGTTGTGCTCTTCGAGATCACGCTTGTGAAAGTGCTAAAGCTGGCTGCTTTATTTGTGGAGGAGCAGGTCACAAACGCAGCACCTGTCCTAATCTTTCTGTGACTGACAGAGCTGGCAA AGCTGACAGAAATCAGAAGCTAAAgaagaacaagaaaataaaaatggatacaGTTAAAAGACCATATTTGAAGCATGCTACATTcgcaaggaaaaaaatcaagaacaagaaaaagaaaaatgctctTGCCTGTTAA